From Lujinxingia vulgaris:
TGAAGCCCCATTTCTGGAGTACCGACGCTATGAACACATCTCCATCCTATACATTACGCCTGCTGCTCTGCGCGGCCCTGACCACCGGCGCACTCGCCTGTGGCGGCGCCGAAGCCGAGCAGGGCGCCCAGGGCCCCCAGGGCCCCCTCGGTGAGCAGGGCGAGCCCGGCGAAGCCGGACAGCCCGGCACCGACGGCGAAGACGGCGACGACGGCGACGACGGCACCGACGGCGAAGCGGGTCTCAACTCGCTCGTCATCACCGAGAGCGTTGAGCCCGGCGAAGTCTGCGCCAACGGCGGCGTCACCGTCTCGGTCGGCATCGACGACAACGGCGACGACGTCCTCGACGAAGACGAGGTCGACGCCTCCGAGACCGTCTGCAACCAGAACGATGGCGCAAACGACCTCTGCGACGAGGCCTTTGCCATCACCGGTGTCACCGGCGCCGACCAGGCCCTCTACCAGGGCCAGGAAAGCGCCCCGATCACCGTGGCGACCAACGACGACGCCAATGTCTCCCTGGCCTTTGTAGGCGGCGATGCGCTTGAGCCCTCACTCGCCTCCAACACCAGCTTCACGATCACCCCGCAGGAACTTGGCGAGGTTGAGCCGATCACCGTGGTGGCCGCCGGCCAGTGCGGCACTGATGTCGTCACACTTACCTTCGGCGAGGTCGAGCCCTACCTGAGCTATGTCCGCTTCGTGCATATCTTCCCCGGCGCCGGTGAGATTGACTTTGCCCTCTCCGGCTCCACCGAGTCCGAAGCGGCGCTGACCTTTGGCTCGACAGCGAGTTTGCTTGAGCTTGAGCCGGGCACCGCAAGTTTTGATGTGCTCGAAGAGGGCTCGTCGATCGGCACCTCCGACGACTTCACCTTTGAGCCCGCCGTCCACTATACGGTCGTTGCTCACGGCACCGGGGGCGCGCTCGACTTCACGCTGCTCGAAGACGATCTGAGCGCACCGGCCGACGAAGACAGCGCCAGCCTGCGTCTGGTTCACCTGGCCGAGATCGCCGGCCCCGTCGACGTCAGCACCGGTCCCGACATCGACAACCTCGCCACTCTGGTCAGCGCTCTTCCCGTGGGTGCGGTCGGCGACTTTGCCGACTATCTCGTCGACGGTTTTGGCGCCATCCAGCTCAACGCCGGTGGCGTGCTCCTCGACTTTGAAGATGGCGTCGATTCCGCGATCTTCCCCGGCGACATCGCCAACATTTTCGCCTTCGAGACTGCTCAGGGTAACGTGCGTCTGCTGGTGCAGTATCTGAACTTCGCGAGCGCGGTTGAGCTCGTCAGCTCCAGCCCCTCCACCACCCTCTTCGATTTCGAAGACGGCACCCTGCCCACCGAGTTCGTCACCGGCGGCGTGCTCCCCTGGGAGATCACCGACGGCAGCTCCTCGGAGGGCACCTACGCTCTGACCAGCGGGGGCATCACTCACAGTGAGCGCTCGGAGTTGGAGATCACGCTGGAGTTTGATGGCCCCGGCACCTTCGTCTTCGATTGGAACGTCGACTCCGAACGGACCTTCACTTTCTATGACGGCCTGGTCTTCTGCGACAGTGCCGCGGCAGATTGCAGTTTTTTCGACGCTTATGTGACGCGAATCCACGGGGAC
This genomic window contains:
- a CDS encoding DUF4397 domain-containing protein: MNTSPSYTLRLLLCAALTTGALACGGAEAEQGAQGPQGPLGEQGEPGEAGQPGTDGEDGDDGDDGTDGEAGLNSLVITESVEPGEVCANGGVTVSVGIDDNGDDVLDEDEVDASETVCNQNDGANDLCDEAFAITGVTGADQALYQGQESAPITVATNDDANVSLAFVGGDALEPSLASNTSFTITPQELGEVEPITVVAAGQCGTDVVTLTFGEVEPYLSYVRFVHIFPGAGEIDFALSGSTESEAALTFGSTASLLELEPGTASFDVLEEGSSIGTSDDFTFEPAVHYTVVAHGTGGALDFTLLEDDLSAPADEDSASLRLVHLAEIAGPVDVSTGPDIDNLATLVSALPVGAVGDFADYLVDGFGAIQLNAGGVLLDFEDGVDSAIFPGDIANIFAFETAQGNVRLLVQYLNFASAVELVSSSPSTTLFDFEDGTLPTEFVTGGVLPWEITDGSSSEGTYALTSGGITHSERSELEITLEFDGPGTFVFDWNVDSERTFTFYDGLVFCDSAAADCSFFDAYVTRIHGDLDWSTVSYDIPEAGIYTFSWIYVKDSSASGGSDQGWIDNLRFAQPEHSFL